In Humulus lupulus chromosome 6, drHumLupu1.1, whole genome shotgun sequence, a single genomic region encodes these proteins:
- the LOC133782808 gene encoding uncharacterized protein LOC133782808, which yields MARPKLILICQSLGEFVTNDDGTLSYAGGEAHAVDITHETLINDLKLKLAEMWNLAYESLSIKYFLPGNRRTLITLANDKDLKRMYDFHGNSVTADVYIQGKAGFDREALSLPGRAAGLKVAEAIRPIAACVAVPTNSDIVVTPLVAKRSTSVPSDANLTPVTPVSSFSHTTSTPGAASSTPPGSTSDANAENSPSIDMDSTPADTVKKRRRAASRKSDANGPIVAHTNDGGKKRKTTPMRKSISKCNIDAVSDDVEHKQDNCSDNAALVSSADVPPERLMELWKDGITGVGQEFKSVYEFREALQRYAIAHRFMYRLKKNDTNRASGRCIAEDCSWKIYASWDSSTQSFKIKNMNESHTCGGKSWESAHPAKNWVVSIIKDRLQDSPHHKPKQLAKSILQDFGVELNYTQVWRGIGDARQQLHGSYKEAYNQLPCLCEKMTEANPGSLIKLFISDEKRFERLFLSFHASIHGFQMGCRPIMFLEASSMKSKFHEVMLTASALDGDDCVFPVAFAVVDNENNDNWHWFLEQLKSVLLISQSITFVSDREKELKNSVLKLFDDAHHGYSIYHLLESFKRSSKGPFNGEGKNSLPIHFLAAAHAIRPDTFKLHTEQIKKVSSQAYDWLMEVELEHWTSTSFKGEPYNHVTVNVAETYTKWMEEVRESPIVQKIELLHCKTMELINTRRTDSSKWTTKLTPLKEQKLREQRNKAYGHKVLFSSDTLFEVHGDSTNVVNVEKWSCSCLGWKRSGLPCSHAVAVFSCTGRNIYDYCSRYFTADSFRLTYSESIHSAYSSLKSVTSDKAKSETALVLPPITSRSPTQNKKKESETGVAKRVRPVTCTRCKETGHNKATCKAN from the exons ATGGCAAGGCCAAAGCTTATCTTAATCTGCCAGTCTCTTGGTGAATTTGTCACAAATGATGATGGGACATTATCATATGCTGGAGGAGAGGCCCATGCAGTAGATATTACCCATGAAACTCTAATCAATGATCTCAAGTTGAAGCTAGCTGAAATGTGGAACTTAGCCTATGAGTCCTTGTCCATCAAGTACTTTCTTCCAGGAAATAGGCGAACTCTGATCACTTTGGCTAACGATAAAGATCTAAAAAGGATGTATGACTTTCATGGGAATTCGGTAACTGCTGATGTTTACATCCAAGGAAAAGCAGGTTTTGATCGTGAAGCCTTGAGCTTACCTGGAAG GGCTGCTGGATTAAAAGTAGCGGAAGCCATAAGGCCAATTGCTGCCTGTGTGGCAGTTCCTACCAATTCTGATATTGTTGTTACTCCTTTAGTTGCGAAGCGTTCAACTTCAGTGCCCTCTGATGCTAATCTCACCCCTGTCACTCCAGTTTCCTCATTCTCTCACACTACATCAACACCAG GTGCTGCTAGTTCCACTCCACCTGGTTCTACTTCTGATGCCAATGCTGAAAATTCACCTTCAATTGATATGGACTCTACCCCTGCTGATACTGTTAAGAAACGGAGACGTGCTGCATCCCGGAAAAGTGATGCCAATGGTCCTATTGTCGCACACACTAATGATGGTGGGAAGAAAAGGAAGACTACACCTATGAGAAAAAGTATCTCAAAGTGCAATATTGATGCAGTTTCAGATGATGTGGAGCATAAACAAGATAATTGTAGTGATAATGCTGCTCTTGTTAGCTCTGCTGATGTTCCCCCAGAGAGGCTAATGGAATTGTGGAAAGATGGCATCACTGGTGTAGGTCAGGAATTCAAAAGCGTCTATGAATTTCGTGAGGCACTGCAGAGGTATGCCATTGCACACCGTTTTATGTACAGGCTGAAAAAGAATGACACAAATCGTGCAAGTGGCAGATGTATAGCCGAAGATTGTTCCTGGAAGATTTATGCATCTTGGGATTCGTCAACACaatcatttaaaataaaaaatatgaatgaatCGCATACATGTGGAGGGAAATCCTGGGAGTCTGCTCATCCAGCTAAGAATTGGGTCGTAAGTATTATAAAAGATAGATTACAAGATAGCCCACATCACAAACCAAAGCAACTTGCAAAAAGTATTCTTCAAGATTTTGGGGTAGAGCTAAACTATACACAAGTATGGCGTGGCATTGGAGATGCCAGGCAGCAACTGCATGGTTCGTACAAGGAGGCATATAATCAGCTACCTTGTCTTTGTGAGAAGATGACAGAAGCTAACCCCGGTAGCTTAATCAAGCTTTTCATTAGTGATGAAAAAAGATTTGAGCGTCTCTTTTTATCGTTTCATGCTTCCATACATGGCTTTCAGATGGGTTGTCGCCCAATCATGTTTCTTGAAGCTTCATCAATGAAATCTAAGTTCCATGAGGTTATGTTGACAGCAAGTGCATTGGATGGAGACGACTGTGTCTTTCCAGTTGCATTTGCCGTAGTTGACAATGAGAACAATGATAATTGGCATTGGTTCTTGGAGCAACTGAAATCTGTACTCTTAATTTCACAATCCATAACTTTTGTCTCTGACCGTGAGAAGGAATTAAAGAACTCAGTGCTTAAGTTATTTGACGATGCTCACCATGGTTACTCTATATACCACCTTCTAGAAAGCTTCAAAAGAAGCTCAAAAGGTCCATTCAATGGGGAAGGCAAGAATTCATTACCAATACATTTTTTGGCTGCTGCCCATGCAATCCGACCTGACACTTTTAAATTGCATACTGAGCAAATTAAAAAAGTGTCTTCCCAAGCCTATGATTGGTTAATGGAGGTTGAGCTAGAACACTGGACAAGCACATCATTCAAGGGTGAACCTTATAACCATGTTACTGTAAATGTTGCAGAAACTTACACCAAGTGGATGGAGGAAGTGCGTGAATCACCAATAGTACAGAAGATCGAACTGCTGCACTGTAAGaccatggaattaataaatactCGCAGAACAGATTCAAGTAAGTGGACTACAAAACTTACACCATTGAAGGAGCAAAAACTACGAGAGCAAAGGAATAAAGCTTATGGTCATAAAGTACTATTTTCTTCTGACACCCTTTTTGAGGTTCATGGCGATTCCACTAATGTTGTGAACGTTGAGAAGTGGAGCTGTAGCTGTCTTGGTTGGAAACGATCTGGTTTGCCTTGCTCACATGCCGTTGCGGTCTTCTCTTGCACCGGTAGAAACATATATGATTACTGCTCAAGATACTTCACTGCTGATAGCTTCAGGTTAACATATTCTGAATCCATACACTCTGCATACTCCAGTTTGAAGTCTGTGACAAGTGATAAGGCAAAGTCAGAGACTGCCCTTGTTCTTCCTCCTATAACCTCACGCTCACCAACCCAAAACAAGAAAAAGGAGAGCGAAACAGGAGTAGCCAAGAGGGTTAGACCAGTTACTTGCACAAGGTGCAAGGAAACAGGGCACAACAAAGCCACATGCAAGGCAAACTAA